A part of Acropora palmata chromosome 8, jaAcrPala1.3, whole genome shotgun sequence genomic DNA contains:
- the LOC141890799 gene encoding uncharacterized protein LOC141890799, with product MRAMAPLRNSKHLNVNQKSTSEEKGTVNYKCWLCKTSTHWTDQCQKFTSMSPIDRFKAVKQNHGCFSCLKRAGRDHVSNCSRRRQCSESFNGSQCKYFHHPLLHGANATNSATALTVSSVAGSKQAILPVILVEILGSESIKRQGNLLLDSGAQVRKIKLSVAEELGLKGKKVTITIAKVGGEEEELTTKLFRVRIRSIAEMISIQLELWASRV from the coding sequence ATGAGGGCAATGGCACCGCTGAGAAATTCTAAGCACCTAAATGTCAATCAGAAATCAACTTCTGAGGAAAAAGGGACAGTAAACTACAAGTGCTGGTTGTGTAAGACGTCTACCCATTGGACGGACCAGTGTCAAAAATTTACGTCAATGTCCCCCATCGACCGTTTCAAGGCCGTCAAACAGAACCATGGTTGTTTCAGTTGCCTAAAGCGAGCTGGTCGTGATCATGTTTCCAACTGTTCCCGCAGACGCCAATGCAGTGAGTCATTTAACGGAAGTCAGTGCAAATACTTTCACCACCCATTGTTACACGGTGCCAATGCAACAAACTCCGCCACAGCCTTAACAGTTTCATCCGTTGCGGGCAGCAAACAGGCAATTCTTCCCGTCATTCTTGTGGAAATCCTGGGATCTGAAAGTATCAAAAGACAAGGAAACCTGCTCCTGGACTCTGGTGCTCAGGTCAGAAAAATCAAGTTGTCAGTAGCAGAAGAACTCGGTCTTAAGGGAAAGAAAGTAACCATCACCATAGCTAAAGTTGGAGGAGAGGAAGAAGAATTGACAACGAAGCTATTCCGTGTTCGTATCCGATCAATAGCCGAAATGATATCCATACAGTTAGAGCTGTGGGCATCCCGTGTATAA